The following proteins are encoded in a genomic region of Lachnospiraceae bacterium KM106-2:
- a CDS encoding 1,4-alpha-glucan (glycogen) branching enzyme, GH-13-type, protein MEDALYSVMNWPEVEAIVYSEHDNPHSLLGAHKVENGMLVQCFFPAADSVKLKIGNNEFDMIRTDEDGFFSILLNRRSISKYTYLVKDKEGNVTEVIDPYSFGPVIDVVDEKLFASGVNYQIYDKLGAHPMTLKGVKGILFAVWAPNAIRVSVVGTFNNWDGRVHQMRRLDGSGIFELFIPQVKVGELYKYEIKLKGDITMLKADPYANEAELRPDTASIVADLSTYKFKDREWMKHRKSVDTKGQPMVIYEVHLGSWKKNEEEGSNGFYNFRELAVMLADYVTKMGYTHIELMPVMEYPLDESWGYQVTGYYAVTKRHGTPEDFMYFVDYMHQHNIGVILDWVPAHFTRDAYGLANFDGTCLYEDPDPRKNSHPHWGTLIFNYGRPEVRNFLVANVLFWVNKFHVDAIRVDAVASMLYLDYGKRDGEWVPNIYGGNENLEAIEFLKQVSLAIHKKGNHALLMAEESTAWPGVTKAPEENGLGFDYKWNMGWMNDFLDYMKCDPLFRKGRHRDLLMSFEYAYSENYILVLSHDEVTHGKASLLGKMPGDEQQKFANLRVAYAFMMGHPGKKLLFMGQEFAQWNEWNENKSLDWFLLEDEKHQKMQDYVNQLNHFYAEQKALYELDGSNDGFQWISNLDADHSIIAFKRKAKEEENDLLFVYNFTPVVYENYRLGVDKDAVYKEIFNSDAAEFGGTGNLNMNSVESEKTPWDGLEYSINIKVPPMAASVFTITSKKEQIVTTVEESKEISDTVSEVNAHEEKEIKESIPVSESTMKEQSPQENESVKLEVVEPEEAVLEEMEPEVAKPEEVEPKEASLEEVKPEKVEVEAVKPKVVEVIEKKPDEVAQKTEESKESLSKETNTEENMISAVTKSEVVSKKKQPANKKKTTKKTTKKTTSKKPAAKKTTKGSKKTTQK, encoded by the coding sequence ATGGAGGATGCATTATATAGTGTCATGAACTGGCCGGAAGTAGAGGCGATTGTTTATTCAGAGCATGACAATCCACATAGTTTACTGGGAGCACATAAAGTAGAGAATGGAATGCTGGTGCAGTGTTTCTTTCCAGCAGCGGACTCAGTAAAATTAAAGATTGGTAATAATGAATTTGATATGATACGTACGGATGAAGACGGATTCTTCTCGATTTTATTAAATCGCAGAAGCATTTCAAAATATACATACTTAGTAAAAGATAAAGAAGGAAATGTAACTGAAGTGATCGATCCGTATAGTTTTGGACCAGTCATTGATGTTGTGGATGAAAAGCTATTTGCCAGCGGGGTCAATTATCAGATCTACGATAAGCTAGGCGCGCATCCAATGACATTGAAAGGCGTTAAAGGTATTTTATTTGCAGTATGGGCTCCTAATGCAATTCGGGTAAGCGTCGTAGGAACGTTTAACAATTGGGATGGACGAGTTCATCAAATGCGTAGATTGGATGGTTCCGGAATCTTTGAGTTATTTATTCCTCAAGTTAAGGTTGGGGAATTATATAAATATGAGATTAAATTAAAAGGCGATATCACGATGCTAAAAGCAGATCCTTATGCAAATGAGGCTGAACTACGCCCAGATACAGCTTCGATTGTGGCGGATCTGAGTACGTATAAGTTTAAAGATAGAGAATGGATGAAACATAGAAAATCGGTGGACACCAAAGGGCAACCTATGGTAATCTATGAAGTACATCTGGGTTCTTGGAAGAAAAACGAGGAAGAAGGATCTAACGGATTCTATAATTTTAGAGAGCTGGCAGTCATGTTAGCTGACTATGTTACGAAGATGGGCTATACTCATATTGAATTGATGCCAGTTATGGAATATCCATTAGATGAATCATGGGGATATCAGGTTACCGGCTATTATGCGGTAACAAAACGCCATGGTACACCAGAGGATTTTATGTATTTTGTTGATTACATGCATCAACATAACATCGGAGTAATTTTAGACTGGGTTCCAGCACATTTTACAAGAGATGCTTATGGACTAGCTAATTTTGATGGAACCTGTCTTTATGAAGATCCTGATCCAAGGAAGAACAGTCACCCACACTGGGGGACTTTGATCTTTAATTACGGTAGACCAGAGGTTCGCAATTTTCTTGTTGCCAATGTTTTGTTCTGGGTAAATAAGTTTCATGTGGATGCGATCCGTGTAGATGCAGTTGCGTCTATGTTATACTTAGATTATGGTAAGAGAGATGGCGAATGGGTTCCTAATATTTACGGTGGAAATGAGAATTTAGAAGCCATTGAGTTCTTAAAACAAGTTAGTTTAGCAATTCATAAAAAAGGAAATCATGCTCTGCTAATGGCAGAAGAGTCCACTGCTTGGCCTGGAGTAACCAAGGCACCAGAGGAGAATGGACTTGGATTTGATTATAAATGGAATATGGGATGGATGAACGATTTCTTAGATTATATGAAATGTGATCCATTATTCCGTAAAGGCAGACATAGAGATCTTCTTATGAGCTTTGAATATGCATATAGTGAGAACTACATTCTTGTCCTTTCTCATGATGAGGTGACTCATGGAAAAGCTTCCTTACTTGGTAAGATGCCTGGAGATGAACAGCAGAAATTTGCAAACTTAAGAGTTGCTTATGCTTTCATGATGGGACATCCAGGTAAGAAATTATTGTTTATGGGACAAGAATTTGCTCAATGGAATGAATGGAATGAAAATAAGAGTTTAGACTGGTTCCTGCTTGAAGATGAAAAGCATCAGAAGATGCAAGATTATGTGAATCAGCTAAATCATTTTTATGCGGAGCAGAAGGCTTTATATGAATTAGATGGATCAAATGATGGATTCCAGTGGATCAGTAATTTGGATGCCGATCATAGTATCATAGCATTTAAGAGAAAAGCAAAAGAGGAAGAGAATGATTTACTCTTTGTTTATAACTTTACACCAGTGGTATATGAGAATTATCGTCTCGGTGTGGATAAAGACGCTGTATATAAGGAAATCTTTAATAGTGATGCAGCTGAATTTGGTGGTACAGGGAATCTGAATATGAATTCAGTTGAATCAGAAAAAACACCATGGGATGGATTAGAGTATTCTATTAATATTAAGGTCCCTCCAATGGCAGCGAGTGTCTTTACCATCACATCTAAGAAGGAGCAGATCGTTACTACTGTTGAAGAATCCAAAGAGATTAGTGATACGGTAAGTGAAGTGAACGCTCATGAGGAGAAAGAGATTAAGGAGTCAATTCCAGTGAGTGAATCAACTATGAAAGAGCAGAGTCCACAAGAGAATGAAAGCGTGAAACTAGAGGTAGTGGAACCAGAAGAAGCAGTATTAGAAGAGATGGAACCAGAAGTGGCAAAACCAGAAGAGGTAGAGCCAAAGGAGGCTAGCCTAGAAGAGGTAAAGCCAGAAAAGGTAGAAGTCGAAGCGGTAAAACCAAAGGTAGTTGAAGTGATAGAGAAAAAACCAGATGAGGTTGCTCAAAAGACAGAGGAATCCAAAGAATCTCTTAGCAAAGAGACAAATACAGAAGAAAATATGATAAGTGCTGTTACGAAATCAGAGGTGGTTTCTAAGAAAAAACAGCCTGCTAATAAAAAGAAAACAACAAAGAAAACGACGAAGAAGACAACGTCAAAAAAGCCAGCAGCAAAGAAAACAACAAAAGGTAGTAAAAAGACAACACAGAAGTAA
- a CDS encoding small-conductance mechanosensitive channel: protein MQFLTSNGVDVSSTLNQVKDNLEKGKIQTYLDDNLFPGLINFAQLLLLAIIVYFVGKKLIKWILKFVKVSLEKSSLEEGATGFLIVLIKATLYTVLLISIAGIVGIQTSSFIALLGSAGVAIGLALQGTLSNLAGGVLILVTKPFRVGDYIMVSGKEGTVISIDICYTRLATIDNKIVVMPNGQLTNQNIVNVTSEPTRRLDLIIPVAYEENLERVKQALLEVVRSSELVLPEEEIQVFLYSFDSSSISVAVRVWTETDNYWPLKWEMQEKVKNKFDQEGISIPYNQLDVKVVHDENIRK, encoded by the coding sequence ATGCAGTTTTTAACAAGTAACGGAGTTGATGTGTCAAGTACACTCAACCAAGTGAAAGATAATTTAGAAAAAGGAAAGATACAGACGTATTTAGATGATAATCTTTTTCCAGGACTTATAAATTTTGCCCAATTATTATTATTGGCAATTATAGTTTATTTTGTTGGGAAGAAGTTAATTAAATGGATCTTGAAATTTGTAAAGGTATCTTTAGAAAAGTCTTCCTTAGAAGAGGGTGCAACAGGTTTCTTAATTGTCCTTATAAAGGCTACGTTATATACAGTATTATTAATTAGTATTGCAGGAATTGTAGGAATCCAGACAAGCTCCTTTATTGCGTTACTTGGTTCAGCCGGTGTAGCGATTGGTCTTGCATTACAGGGAACTTTATCGAATCTTGCAGGCGGTGTATTAATTCTTGTTACAAAGCCATTTAGAGTAGGAGATTATATTATGGTATCAGGAAAAGAAGGTACCGTAATCTCTATCGATATTTGCTATACGAGATTGGCGACTATTGATAACAAGATTGTCGTTATGCCAAATGGACAATTAACAAATCAAAACATTGTCAATGTAACAAGTGAGCCAACAAGACGTCTTGATTTAATTATTCCAGTTGCATATGAAGAGAATTTAGAGCGTGTTAAGCAAGCGTTATTAGAAGTGGTTAGAAGTTCTGAACTTGTATTGCCAGAAGAAGAGATTCAGGTCTTTTTATATAGTTTTGACTCGAGTTCTATTTCTGTTGCAGTACGTGTTTGGACAGAGACAGATAATTATTGGCCATTGAAATGGGAGATGCAAGAAAAAGTTAAGAATAAATTTGATCAAGAAGGCATATCTATACCATATAACCAATTAGATGTTAAAGTTGTTCATGATGAAAATATTAGAAAATAA
- a CDS encoding sensor protein resE — protein sequence MIFFRKKKQLRKLNKMIDAAIDGSFKPEDYVVEEYTEEELSKLEEKWRRYLTTSKMASDSIKKEREEIKSLVSDISHQAKTPLSNILLYSEILEQRDLDEETLHYITYIHKQSEKLNFLIQSLVKISRLEAGTMKIIPKQQSVIDIIDRVKEEITLKAKKKNITITFPDNIKEQARYDLKWTQEAVFNLLDNAVKYSYEGGKIEVFIQSYEMFVAIGVKDYGIGIKEDELNAIFLRFYRSEKVQEQDGIGLGLYLARKIIMMQQGYIKVESKEGEGTTFEVFLQR from the coding sequence ATGATCTTTTTTAGAAAGAAGAAGCAACTGCGTAAGTTAAATAAGATGATCGATGCTGCAATTGATGGCAGTTTTAAGCCGGAAGACTATGTAGTAGAGGAGTATACGGAAGAAGAACTATCAAAACTAGAAGAAAAGTGGAGACGATATCTAACGACCTCTAAAATGGCCAGTGACAGCATTAAGAAGGAACGGGAAGAAATTAAGAGTCTGGTATCTGACATTTCACATCAGGCGAAGACTCCCTTATCCAATATTTTATTATATTCAGAGATTTTAGAGCAGCGAGATTTAGATGAAGAGACGCTGCATTATATTACGTACATACATAAGCAATCAGAAAAGTTAAACTTTTTAATTCAGTCTTTAGTAAAAATATCAAGACTTGAGGCTGGAACAATGAAGATCATTCCAAAGCAGCAGAGTGTAATAGATATCATTGATCGGGTAAAAGAAGAAATTACCTTAAAGGCTAAGAAAAAGAACATTACCATCACATTCCCGGATAATATCAAAGAACAGGCAAGATATGATCTGAAATGGACGCAGGAAGCTGTATTTAATCTATTAGACAATGCAGTAAAATACTCATATGAGGGCGGGAAAATTGAAGTATTTATTCAGTCATATGAGATGTTTGTGGCAATTGGAGTGAAAGATTATGGAATCGGAATCAAGGAAGATGAGTTAAATGCGATCTTTTTACGCTTTTATCGAAGTGAAAAGGTACAAGAACAAGATGGTATCGGACTTGGATTATATTTGGCAAGAAAGATCATTATGATGCAGCAGGGCTACATCAAAGTAGAATCAAAGGAAGGGGAAGGTACTACCTTTGAGGTATTCTTACAGAGATAA
- a CDS encoding D-3-phosphoglycerate dehydrogenase, translating to MVKVNCLNKISKVGLSFLTDQYEQVEDFNEAQAILVRSAAMHDMDLPKGLLVVARAGAGVNNIPLDKCADQGIVVFNTPGANANGVKELVIAGLMLASRDLVGGMKWVQDNKADEKINKSMEKAKSKFAGKEIKGKKLGVIGLGAIGVLVANAANRLGMEVLGCDPYISVDHAWNLSRDIIHVKSRDEIFKECDYITVHTPLLDDTKGMINKETIAMMKDGVVLLNFARDMLVNDDDLKEALESGKVAKYVTDFPNYKTANMDGVIAFPHLGASTAESEDNCAMMAVKQVMDYIENGNIKNSVNYPACDAGVCASAGRITVNHKNVPNMISQLTAVLSSAGMNIENMINKSKGDYAYSMFDVDQAGTSAVADAIAAIDGVLRVRVIK from the coding sequence ATGGTAAAAGTTAATTGTTTAAATAAGATCTCCAAAGTGGGACTTAGTTTTTTAACGGATCAGTATGAACAAGTAGAAGATTTTAACGAAGCTCAGGCTATCTTAGTACGTAGTGCAGCAATGCATGATATGGATCTTCCAAAAGGTCTCTTAGTAGTAGCAAGAGCAGGTGCAGGTGTTAATAATATTCCTCTTGATAAATGTGCTGATCAAGGTATTGTTGTATTTAATACACCAGGTGCGAATGCAAATGGTGTTAAGGAATTGGTGATCGCTGGTCTTATGCTTGCTTCTCGTGATCTTGTCGGTGGCATGAAATGGGTTCAGGATAATAAAGCAGATGAGAAGATCAACAAATCTATGGAGAAAGCAAAATCGAAATTTGCCGGTAAAGAGATAAAAGGCAAGAAACTTGGAGTTATCGGTTTAGGAGCAATTGGTGTATTAGTTGCCAATGCTGCAAATCGTCTTGGCATGGAAGTGTTAGGATGCGATCCATATATTTCTGTTGATCATGCATGGAATCTATCAAGAGATATTATTCATGTAAAATCAAGAGATGAAATATTTAAAGAATGTGATTATATTACCGTACATACTCCTTTGTTAGATGATACGAAAGGAATGATCAATAAGGAGACGATCGCGATGATGAAAGATGGCGTCGTTCTTCTTAACTTTGCAAGAGATATGCTTGTGAATGATGATGATCTAAAAGAGGCATTAGAAAGTGGAAAAGTTGCAAAATATGTAACTGACTTCCCTAATTATAAAACAGCTAATATGGATGGTGTTATCGCATTCCCACATTTGGGTGCTTCTACTGCTGAATCAGAAGATAACTGTGCCATGATGGCTGTTAAGCAAGTTATGGACTATATTGAAAACGGAAATATTAAGAATTCCGTTAACTATCCAGCATGTGATGCCGGAGTATGTGCTTCAGCAGGACGTATTACCGTAAATCATAAGAACGTTCCTAATATGATTAGTCAGTTAACTGCAGTTCTTAGTAGTGCTGGAATGAACATTGAAAATATGATCAATAAAAGTAAAGGTGACTACGCATATTCTATGTTTGATGTTGACCAGGCTGGAACAAGCGCAGTTGCAGATGCAATCGCAGCAATTGATGGTGTATTAAGAGTCAGAGTGATCAAATAA
- a CDS encoding two-component response regulator, producing MKALIVEDDRGLNQGIVIGIKEPEDEFTQCYNLKSAKEELQQKTFDLIILDINLPDGNGYDFLKEFRKVSQIPVLILTANDLETDEVMGFELGANDFMTKPFSLMVLKARVKNLLRAQAPKKEIYEMGDLRFDFETMEFYQDGQELLLSRTEVKLLQVFLRNQGIILSKEKLIDLVWSGDDEFVDDNVIYVSIRRLRNKLTSKKNQHQYIQTVYGHGYIWRSES from the coding sequence GTGAAAGCTCTTATTGTAGAAGATGACCGGGGATTAAACCAAGGAATCGTAATTGGTATTAAGGAACCGGAAGACGAATTCACCCAATGCTATAATTTAAAGTCTGCAAAAGAAGAACTACAGCAGAAAACATTTGATCTCATTATTTTAGATATTAATCTGCCAGATGGAAATGGCTATGATTTTCTAAAAGAGTTTCGAAAGGTAAGTCAGATTCCTGTTTTGATCTTAACGGCAAATGATCTTGAGACGGATGAGGTGATGGGATTTGAATTAGGTGCCAATGATTTCATGACCAAGCCATTTAGCCTTATGGTATTAAAGGCAAGGGTTAAGAATTTATTGCGCGCACAAGCACCGAAAAAGGAAATCTATGAGATGGGTGATCTGCGATTCGATTTTGAGACTATGGAGTTTTATCAGGATGGACAGGAACTTTTATTGAGCAGAACGGAAGTCAAATTACTCCAAGTGTTTTTAAGAAATCAGGGAATCATATTATCAAAAGAAAAATTAATTGATCTTGTATGGTCGGGTGATGATGAATTTGTTGATGATAATGTAATCTATGTATCGATCAGAAGGTTACGAAATAAGCTTACATCCAAGAAGAATCAGCATCAGTACATTCAGACCGTTTATGGACATGGATATATCTGGAGGTCCGAATCATGA
- a CDS encoding bactoprenol glucosyl transferase, whose product MNSQKSLCSIVVPCFNEEKTIPIFYTEVNKVISQIEELTFEFIFIDDGSNDHTLEEMKQLKSQRENVHYISFSRNFGKEAAIYAGLEHAKGEYVTIMDVDLQDPPELLLTMYKEVMYNGYDCAAARRTTREGEPPIRSFFARMFYKIINKMSQVDIVDGARDYRFMSRQVVDAILSLGEYGRFSKGIFGWVGFKVKWLEYKNVERVEGETKWSFWKLFKYSIDGIVAFTTAPLALASIVGVIFCLLALIMVFFVFVRAMIHGDRVAGWPSLVCIITFLGGIQLFCAGISGIYLSKTYLETKKRPKYIAKEEK is encoded by the coding sequence ATGAATAGTCAAAAGAGTCTTTGTTCAATCGTCGTTCCATGTTTTAATGAGGAGAAAACGATCCCTATTTTTTACACAGAAGTTAACAAGGTGATTTCTCAGATAGAGGAACTTACATTTGAATTTATATTTATCGATGATGGGAGTAATGATCATACATTAGAGGAGATGAAGCAGTTAAAGTCTCAAAGAGAGAATGTCCATTATATTTCATTTTCTAGAAATTTTGGGAAAGAAGCTGCGATCTACGCAGGTTTAGAACATGCAAAGGGAGAATACGTAACAATAATGGATGTGGATCTTCAGGATCCTCCAGAACTATTATTAACGATGTATAAAGAAGTTATGTATAATGGTTATGATTGTGCAGCCGCAAGAAGAACAACAAGAGAGGGAGAGCCTCCGATCCGTTCTTTCTTTGCGAGAATGTTCTACAAGATCATTAACAAGATGAGCCAGGTTGATATTGTAGATGGAGCAAGAGATTATCGATTTATGTCAAGACAGGTAGTAGATGCTATTTTATCATTAGGTGAATACGGCCGTTTTTCAAAAGGAATTTTTGGGTGGGTCGGGTTTAAAGTAAAATGGCTTGAATATAAAAATGTTGAAAGAGTAGAAGGAGAGACAAAATGGAGTTTTTGGAAGCTTTTTAAATACTCCATTGATGGTATTGTAGCCTTCACAACAGCACCTCTTGCATTAGCATCTATTGTAGGTGTCATCTTTTGTTTACTCGCATTGATCATGGTATTCTTCGTATTTGTACGAGCTATGATTCATGGTGACAGGGTAGCAGGATGGCCATCCTTAGTGTGTATTATCACCTTCCTTGGAGGAATTCAGTTATTCTGTGCTGGGATTTCTGGAATCTATCTTTCTAAGACTTACTTAGAGACAAAGAAGAGACCAAAATATATTGCGAAGGAAGAAAAATAA
- a CDS encoding ABC transporter, ATP-binding protein, whose amino-acid sequence MILQTIDLKKIYGNGENQVTAVDGVNLSIEQGEFISIVGTSGSGKTTLLDMMGGLDRPTSGKVIVDGKDIFSLNDDELTIFRRRKIGFVFQSYNLIPGMSVYENIVLPTRMDGDEVDEYYLKNIVEVLGLADKMTRLPSQLSGGQKQRVAIARALSTRPAIILADEPTGNLDSRTSQDVLGLLKIMVPKFGQTIVMITHNEADANLADRKIRIEDGKIIAN is encoded by the coding sequence ATGATATTACAGACGATTGATCTAAAAAAAATATATGGAAACGGAGAGAATCAGGTCACAGCAGTAGACGGAGTGAATCTTTCTATTGAACAGGGTGAATTTATCTCTATTGTAGGAACGAGTGGAAGCGGAAAGACGACCTTATTAGATATGATGGGAGGACTTGACCGCCCGACGTCAGGAAAAGTGATCGTAGATGGTAAAGATATTTTTTCTTTAAATGATGATGAACTGACAATCTTTCGAAGAAGAAAGATTGGATTTGTATTTCAAAGTTATAATTTGATCCCTGGCATGAGCGTATATGAGAACATTGTATTACCGACTCGCATGGATGGGGATGAGGTAGATGAATACTATTTAAAAAATATTGTAGAGGTATTAGGACTTGCCGATAAGATGACAAGACTGCCAAGTCAGTTATCTGGCGGACAGAAACAAAGAGTCGCAATTGCAAGAGCATTATCGACTAGGCCTGCAATCATATTGGCAGATGAACCGACTGGCAATCTGGATAGTCGAACTAGTCAGGATGTTCTTGGACTTTTGAAGATAATGGTACCAAAATTTGGGCAGACTATAGTTATGATCACTCATAATGAAGCGGATGCGAATCTAGCAGACCGAAAGATCAGAATCGAGGATGGAAAAATTATAGCAAATTAA
- a CDS encoding ABC transporter, permease protein, with protein sequence MRLKEKMQDGHVIGENLSRQEYEKLRTDRAITQCFYSCRLGNLTMKKLHSLDVRLRCTKNQSSMIHWLSSPVKGRIPKEEDEVVATEQTLKRLGIEPIVGNRFTIEYQIDGINRVTKKQVVLSGITKSNVVGTYEIMWMSEAFYRNCCLRYRLHGSKTELKRGLAGGYYVNAFFSDTTNLKQKVVELKKRTNIKGALKCNTTYISKVRVRDYLAISLLCGLTLVAGYLIIYNIFIIAVTNDIHEYGMLKAIGLTGKQLKKVVRGQVVILGGIGIPIGLFCGVEIGNFLALKWMGQSEYIYIYDGAVTYNIWIFILATAFTWFTLYVGCFKACWIVEKISPVDAIRYNDHYENKKATKRRKAKKLSMMTMVMNQLGKNKRKTAFVCISVTLSLVMINLLYLVIIGYSKETYCDFLISADVEVKGPEVGGQGNLSDKVDYSEINTHTAINQKMRNAINKLPYVQSCGYVYNKIFQNKMDAEAVKTTKKWLKENKYDLIKYEGKKEYQNMYKTLKTKKQQLYLYGIDKATFDKLLFELDTNVYELKNKKNEAEFKKRKLTYEKFCSGNYILELSDQLSKSYTITTITGERKKYKVMASAEIPYNLDIGIAGDTGYVKYFLPKEEFIRITGSKVPYMVHMEAKPGHLGDLTKWANNYCSSNKKGLEAYSRQEYIDDFNQIIQNYLIVIGVFAGVLTIIGIMNFINLQVDSIISKRVEYAMLEAVGMTKKQILRKVLIENLIYSSITILLSVCALFFFGKRMVYAIVGEDMINLYEYHFDLKVYLIEIPVLCALSYLVPKVILQKVSKKSVIERIHCE encoded by the coding sequence ATGCGACTGAAAGAGAAGATGCAGGATGGTCATGTGATCGGAGAGAACTTAAGTAGACAGGAATATGAGAAATTGAGAACCGATCGGGCTATCACACAGTGCTTCTACAGCTGCCGATTAGGAAACCTTACCATGAAGAAGCTTCATTCTCTTGATGTAAGATTACGTTGTACAAAAAATCAGTCTAGTATGATCCATTGGTTGAGCAGTCCGGTGAAGGGAAGAATTCCAAAGGAAGAAGATGAGGTCGTAGCGACTGAGCAGACCTTAAAGAGACTTGGAATTGAGCCAATTGTAGGAAATCGATTCACAATTGAATATCAGATAGATGGAATTAATCGGGTAACAAAGAAACAGGTTGTATTATCTGGGATTACAAAGAGTAATGTAGTAGGAACCTATGAAATTATGTGGATGTCAGAGGCATTTTATCGTAATTGCTGTTTACGATACCGGCTTCATGGAAGCAAAACGGAGCTTAAGCGAGGATTAGCAGGTGGGTATTATGTGAATGCCTTTTTTTCTGATACCACAAATTTAAAGCAAAAAGTTGTTGAGTTAAAAAAGAGAACCAATATAAAGGGAGCTCTTAAGTGTAATACCACTTATATTAGTAAGGTCAGAGTACGAGACTATCTGGCTATTAGCTTATTATGTGGGTTAACTCTGGTTGCAGGATATCTGATTATCTATAACATTTTTATCATAGCAGTTACAAATGATATACATGAGTATGGGATGCTTAAGGCAATTGGATTAACGGGAAAGCAGCTAAAGAAAGTTGTACGAGGACAAGTAGTTATACTTGGAGGAATTGGAATTCCAATTGGATTGTTTTGCGGAGTGGAGATCGGCAATTTTCTCGCTTTAAAGTGGATGGGGCAGAGTGAGTATATTTATATTTATGATGGTGCAGTTACCTATAATATTTGGATTTTTATATTAGCTACCGCATTTACTTGGTTTACACTTTATGTTGGATGCTTTAAAGCTTGTTGGATCGTAGAGAAGATCTCGCCGGTCGATGCGATCCGATATAATGATCATTACGAAAATAAAAAGGCAACCAAGAGAAGAAAAGCCAAAAAGCTTTCTATGATGACGATGGTAATGAATCAGTTAGGAAAAAATAAGAGGAAGACAGCGTTTGTGTGTATTTCGGTTACACTTAGTCTTGTCATGATTAACCTACTTTATTTAGTGATCATTGGCTATAGCAAAGAGACATATTGTGATTTTTTAATATCAGCAGATGTGGAAGTGAAAGGGCCAGAAGTTGGAGGTCAGGGGAATCTTTCTGATAAGGTAGACTATTCAGAAATAAATACACATACCGCAATTAATCAGAAGATGAGAAATGCAATAAATAAGCTGCCTTATGTTCAAAGTTGTGGCTACGTTTATAACAAGATTTTTCAAAATAAGATGGATGCAGAGGCAGTCAAAACTACAAAAAAGTGGCTGAAAGAGAATAAATATGATCTGATCAAATATGAAGGAAAAAAAGAATATCAGAACATGTACAAAACATTAAAGACAAAGAAACAGCAACTATATTTATATGGTATTGATAAAGCTACCTTTGATAAATTGCTATTTGAACTTGATACGAATGTTTATGAATTAAAAAATAAAAAGAATGAAGCGGAATTTAAGAAACGAAAGCTTACCTATGAGAAGTTTTGCTCTGGTAATTATATTCTAGAGCTATCGGATCAGCTCAGTAAGTCTTATACAATTACCACCATAACAGGGGAACGAAAAAAATATAAAGTGATGGCATCTGCGGAAATACCTTATAACTTAGATATTGGTATTGCTGGAGATACAGGATATGTGAAATACTTTCTTCCGAAAGAAGAATTTATAAGAATAACTGGAAGCAAGGTTCCTTATATGGTTCATATGGAGGCAAAACCGGGTCATTTAGGTGATCTGACAAAGTGGGCTAACAATTATTGCAGTAGTAATAAAAAAGGGCTGGAGGCCTATTCAAGGCAGGAATATATCGACGATTTTAATCAGATCATTCAAAATTATCTCATCGTGATCGGGGTATTTGCGGGTGTGCTGACGATCATTGGTATTATGAACTTTATCAATCTTCAGGTAGACTCAATTATTTCAAAGCGGGTAGAGTATGCCATGCTAGAAGCAGTAGGAATGACAAAAAAGCAGATATTGAGAAAAGTATTAATAGAAAATCTTATTTACTCGTCTATAACGATATTACTTTCGGTCTGTGCTCTTTTCTTTTTTGGAAAGCGCATGGTATATGCTATTGTCGGTGAGGATATGATCAATCTCTATGAATATCATTTTGATCTAAAGGTATACCTGATCGAGATTCCAGTTTTATGTGCTCTTTCCTACTTGGTTCCGAAAGTTATTTTACAAAAAGTATCTAAGAAGAGTGTTATCGAAAGAATCCATTGTGAATAG